DNA from Ananas comosus cultivar F153 linkage group 12, ASM154086v1, whole genome shotgun sequence:
AGcgacctagagagagagagagagagagagagagagagagagagagagagagagagaggatggattGTAGTaatagaggagagagatggTCTCTTGCTGGAGCAACGGCTCTGGTCACGGGAGGCACCAAAGGGATTGGGTATAATACTACAATTCACATCAATTCTCACTgttcatatcttttcttttttttcgaagTTCTAAACCAGCACTTAATTAGATCACATAAGTAACTTTATTTGTATGCTATAGgttaatttacattttgtttatttgttctgaattgaaaattttattcagGCATGCCGTCGTTGAAGAGTTAGCAGGATTTGGCGTGACAGTACATGTATGTGCTAGAAATGAAGTAGATCTCCAAAATTGCTTGAAGAGATGGGATGAGATGAAACTAAAAGTTACTGGATCAGTGTGTGATGTCTCTTCGAGAAGCGAAAGAGAGAAGCTGATGGAGAGGGTTCAATCCATTTTCCATGGAAAGCTCAACATACTTGTAAgcaatataaaactatatatctATCTTATTTGTATGTTTTACGTACGTAATATTGAAAGACTATAGATTGATTTATGAAGAAGTTAATTAATGATATGTAGTTTCTAATCATTTCACCAATTGCATCTACTAATAGACGTATAAATTTTACAGAACACTGAAAAcagataacaataataatattggtggaattggaaataaaaaaaattataaattagaagAAACTTAGATTTATATTAGCCTTTTTCGCTTGCTTCTAAAACAACTTCTCTCGGtttgagaagaagaagcatcaaATTTGATGCTTGGAGTTTTTAGCGACACTATTTGAGCCATGCTAATCTAGCTTCTAGGCTTCTCTCAGCTTGATAGGTAAAAGCTAGCAAGTAGGTAGCTAGTCAAAAATAGTTTCTAGGTTTTAAAAGAAGAATCTCCTATTTGAACTATTTGAGCCACGCTGATCTAGCTATAAATATAAAGCAACAAGAATTTCGGATACCAGCCTTTGAGCCTTCCCTGTACTGGTTATTCTATACAAAAGTTATTACGAGAAAATTAATGAAAGTGTTACGACGGGCGGAAAAAATTAGGAagcaaagtgaaaatgagcCATACGCTAGGGGCCTATATAAAGGTTTTTCGTCCATCAAAAGTCCATGTTCAACTATATATAAGGAGAAAAATGATACATAAATCAAGACATTTTACAACAACTGATCAATAGCTGTTATTTGTCTTTGACGAATATTCTTCTAATCTTTAAAACAGTTATAGGATCCCATTGATTCAAATATatgtttttgttctctttttttagGTTAACAACGCAGGGACAGCCTATAATAAGCCAACTACAGAGTACACAGCTGAGGACTACTCTTTTTTGATGGCCACAAACTTTGAATCTGCTTTCCATTTAAGCCAATTAGCCCACCCCCTCCTTAAGGCATCAGGGAGGGGTAATATTGTCTTTGTATCCGCCATTGCAGGAATTATAGGCTTACCTATTCTCACCATTTACGCAGCCGCTAAAggtacaaattttgaattcaaattatgtttgaataaattaatttgatagtTCGATATTCGAAATGTTATTAACCGTCTCTTCCTGATCAGGAGCAACGAATCAAGTCGCGAAGAATCTGGCCTGCGAGTGGGCGGGCGACAACATACGCGTAAACTGCGTAGCTCCAGGGCCAATCAAAACTCCACTTATGATACCAGTTACGTTTTCGGACCTTGTTCTTTTGtacaaattaataatagtaataacttGCGCTGTTATGTTACTCACTAAGATAATTCTCCTTTTTGTTATTCTTCGATAGATGCTTGACAATGAGGAGTTCACAGCAAGAGAATTTGTTCGGATTCCGCTCGCGCGAATCGGCGAGCCGGAGGAGGTGGCTTCGACGGTGGCTTTTCTTTGCATGCCGGCCGCGTCGTACATCACCGGCCAAGTCATCTGCGTCGACGGCGGCCGCACAATCAACGGTGCTTCCTAGTGCCCTCCTTAGCAGGTTTATGAAGCTGCAGAAACTTTTATTTAGGTGTTGAAACTTGGAACTAAGCTTCAGATATAGATATGTAGAAACTCTAAGCATAGTTATGGAATTGGATGTGTTGCGTTTAGGTTCATTTCAAATGTGTGGTGTGCGTGTATTTTACAAAGTGTTGTTACATATATTGTTTGGTGCTTGGTCACATTCTCGAATAAATTGCTATTTGTGATATGATGATCCACTTAAACTTTCATAGTGCgttttgattgaatttttttttttttttgagaaataatttgattgaatttATAATAGTAAGTTCGCACAAGATTTAACTATcgattaaataaatattgaaataattactaatatatttttcaaaacttttaaaatatcttacatattttatttttttaattttaaatatattgttagtatatttttctgttatttaaaaataatcctgCTATTACTATTCGTTAAGTCTTTTCGGATTAAATTAggattaaatttctaccaaaaataaaaaaagtcaaaatatcttttttgtcTGTAAGTCAAGAACAAATACGAAATATTAGTGACGGTAGAAGAATATgtttgaaagaataaaaaattaaaatattttttttgtccctaacttaaaaataaataagaaaagttgataatgaccaaaaaaaaatatatttgaaagagcaaaatagtaattttataaaaataacggCTGTTCTTAATCGTTTACTAACATAATCTAATTTTacagatatatttgaaagaacttaaaaagataaaaaaaaataaattttgacgAAATAGATAACACGCGAGCCGCttcatttattgaaaaaataaactaagctaTAGGGGTGAGTCAACACAGATCCCTATGggataaaaaagtatatatatattttttatattaactttttatatgtgataaataaaaaattttgaaaattttaaaagatacgTAAGCAATTGCCTCATGAtcacataaataataataaaatgttacaTGGGATGGATGTGACTACGTAATGTTGTGTGAAAAAGTCATAAATAAAGTGATTGTCGTGATCAAATCAGTCACTCAAAAACTGTCAAAGTACATTTTTCTCTTGCTGCCCTAGTATGTACTATGTTGAAGTTCAGCATAACATTTGACCATCATTACCGACCGTCTCAAAAACAAATGACAAAAGATGAGCTACGTAGTTGGCATCTGAgattcaagttcaaatcctagttgattcatatttccagctaagtttatttttaaataaaataaacgaagcgggtagcatgttatttatctctctcaaaaaaaaaaaaaccagttaACCATCATTACGGACTGTCTCTATTgcaagtggtaaaagatttgatagttgatacccgagattTCGAGTACGAATCccaattaattcacattttaaactaagtttatttctaaataaaataaacgaaacaagtAGCATACtaactacctatctctctaaaaaaaaaaaaaaacatttgaccATCGTTATTGCATCATCTATGGAGAAGCAGGATCGATCTCCACCGTTGGatccaattaatttattttttcgcaTGACAttctttcatattttaatttttttaataaaaaatagtatattatctattaatttcatttattaaataaataaatttaacctacaaaatatatatagagatagcTGAGGCCTCAAGAAGACTTCGTGCATTCCACACATAAGTGcccatgaaaaataaatattaaattactattaactttgttaaatttaataattttaattactttaattgaataaaaataaaataactagaaCCAGTAGTTAATAGTagtgttaaatttaattatatttctaatttataaaagtataaCAATTTAAATCGAAGAAAAGTTGTTCGTGTGCcggctaaaaaattatatagtcaaGAGCCTATTTTGAAACGGCACATAGTTTAAGGGTGTTCGcagtgaatttgaatttgttaaccttaattaaatagaaattaaattttggaaaaaaaaaaacaaaaaaaagatttgatatTGCTGGTAGAGTTTTAACACcttttttgttggatttgaacttgaaatgtcaagtatcaaccattaaattttttatcacttgcgCTAAGGATAGTCGCTTACGtctctcttgttcttttttttttttttttgagagatagatagcatgctatctgctttgtttattttatttagaaataaacttaattagctaaaaatatgaatcaattaggattcgaacttgaaacctcggatactaactatcaaatcttttgccacttattTTAGAGACGGTCAGTTACGTCTCTCTTGTTCGTATGTGTTTATAAGAGAGCCGCGAGAGGATATGTGGCCGTCCATTAATTCGTGCTTTTCTAAGAAGCCCTGCTTTATTGTGAGAAAAAGCGCTTTTCAAAAGAGATAGAGCTAcctagagagaagagagagagagagagagagaggatggattGTAGTaatagaggagagagatggTCTCTTGCTGGAGCAACGGCTCTGGTCACGGGAGGCACCAAAGGGATTGGGTATAATACTACAATTCACATCAATTCTCACTgttcatatcttttcttttcttttctttttttcttttgtaaagttCTGAAACAGGCACTTAATTAGATCACATAAGTAACTTTATTTGTCTGCTATAGgttaatttacattttgtttatttgttctGAATTGAAAATCTTATTCAGGCATGCTGTTGTTGAAGAGTTAGCAGGATTTGGCGCGACAGTACATGTATGTGGTAGAAACGAAGTAGACCTCCAAAATTGCTTGAAGAGATGGGATGAGATGAAACTGAAAGTCACTGGATCAGTGTGTGATGTCTCTTCAAGAAGCGAAAGAGAGAAGCTGATGGAGAGGGTTCAATCCATTTTCCATGGAAAGCTCAACATCCTTGTAAGCGATATAAAACTATCTCATGTGTATATTTTACGTAATACTGAAAGACTATAGATTGATTTATGAAGAAGTTAATTAATGATATGTAGTTTCTAATCATTTCACCAATTGCATCTACTAATAGACGTATAAATTTTACAGAACACTGAAAAcagataacaataataatattggtggaattggaaataaaaaaaattataaattagaagAAACTTAGATTTATATTAGCCTTTTTCGCTTGCTTCTAAAACAACTTCTCTCGGtttgagaagaagaagcatcaaATTTGATGCTTGGAGTTTTTAGCGACACTATTTGAGCCGTGCTAATCTAGCTTTTAGGCTTCTCTCAGCTTGATAGGTAAAAGCTAGCAAGTAGGTAGCTAGTCAAAAATAGCTTTTAGGCTTCAAAAGCAGAGTCTCCTATTTGAACTATTTGAGCCATGCTGATCTAGCTGTAAATATAAAACAACAAGATCTCGAACTTAGGATTTCGAATACCAGTCTTCATGTCTTCTCTGTACTGGTTATTCTATACAAAAGTTATTACgagaaaattaatgaaaatgtTACTACGGGCGGAAAACATTAGGAAGCAAAGTGAAATCGAGCCATACACTAGGGACCTATACAAAGGTTTTCTTCCATCAAAAGTCCatgttcaactatatatataaggagaAATATGATACATAAATCAAGACATTTTCAACAACTCAATAGCTGTTATTTGTCTTCAAATACCCTTCTAATTTTTAACAATTATAGGATCCcattaattcaaatttgttttggttcttttttttagGTTAACAACGCAGGGACAGGCTATACTAAGCCAACTACAGAGTACACAGCTGAGGACTACTCTTTTTTGATGGCCACAAACTTTGAATCTGCTTTCCATTTAAGCCAATTAGCCCACCCCCTCCTTAAGGCATCAGGGAGGGGTAATATTGTCTTTGTATCCTCCATTGCAGGAGTTATAGGGTTCCCTGCTCTCACCATTTACGCCGCCACAAAAggtacaaattttgaattcaaatcatgtttaaataaattttgatagttTGATATTCGAAATGTTGTTATTGTCTCTGTGCTTTTCCTTCCCGATCAGGTGCCATGAATCAAGTCACGAAGAATCTGGCCTGCGAGTGGGCGGGCGACGACATACGCGTAAACTGCGTCGCTCCAGGGCCAATCAAAACTCCACTCATGAAACCAGTTACGTTTTCGGACCTTGTTCTTTTATACAAATTAACAATAGTAATAACTTACGTGTTATGTCACTCACTAAGATGATTCTCCTTTTTGTTATGCTTCGACAGCTGCTTGACAATGAGGAGCTCACAGCAAGAGAAGCTGCTCGGGCTCCGCTCGCACGAATCGGCGAGCCGGAGGAGGTGGCTGCAATGGTGGCTTTTCTTTGCATGCCGGCCGCGTCGTACATCACCGGCCAAGTCATTTGCGTCGACGGCGGCCGCACCATCAATGGTGCTTCGTAGCGTCCTCCCTAGCAGGTTTGTAGAAGCTGCAGAAACTTAATTTAAGGTGTTGAAACTTGGAACTAAGCTTCAGATATGTAGAAGCTCTAAGCATAGTTATGGAATTGGATGTGTTGCGTTTAGGTTCATTTCAAATGTGTGGTGTGCTTGTATTTTACAGAGTGTTNatatatatatatttgaaagggtaaaatagtaattttataaaaataacgaTTGTTCCTAATCGTTCACTAACATAATCTAATTTTACAGATGCATTTGAAAGaacttaaaaagataaaaaaataataataataattttgagaaGTATATAGCTCGCCAGCAACTTTATTTATTGAAAAGATAACCTTAACTATAGGGGTGAGTCAACACAGGTCTCTGAGggataaaaaagtatatatatatattttttatattaactttttatgtgggataaataaaaaattttaaaaattttaaagggcaCGTAAGCAATTGCCTCATGATTGTTTATGTCATATAATGGCTacataaatagtaataatacaTAACATGGGATCGATGTGACTACGTATTATTGTGTGAAAAAGTCATAAATAAAGTGATTGTTGTGATCAAATCAGTCACTCAAAAACTGCCAAGGTAGATTTTTCTCTCGCTGTCTTAGTATGTATTATGTAGAAGTTTCAGCATAACATTTGACCATCATTATCGACCGTTCCTAtcgtaaatagtaaaaaatttgatagttgatactCGAGATTTCGAGtacgaatcctaattgatttacattttcaactaagtttatttataaataaatattttcaacGAAAGGTGTTAACTACatatctttctcaaaaaaaaaaaaaaacatttgaccATCGTTATTGCATCATCTATGGAGAAGCAGGATCGATCGATCTCCACCATTGGatccaattaatttattttttcgcaTGACAttctttcatattttaatttttttaataaaaaatagtatattatctattaatttcattcattaaataaataaatttatctacAAAATATAGAGATAGTTGAGGCCTCAAGAAGACTACGTACATTCCACACCTAAGTGCccaggaaaaaataaatattaaattactattaactttgttaaatttaataattttaattactttaattgaataaaattaaaataactagAACTAGTAGTTAATAGTAgcgttaaatttaattatatttctaatttataaaagtataacaacttaaatagaagaaaagttGTTGGTATGCCGGCCGAAAAATTATATAGTCAAGAGCCTATTTTGGAACGGCATATAGTTTAAGGGTGTTCTcagtgaatttgaatttgttaaccttaattaaatagaaattaaattttggaaaaaaaaaaaaacaaaaaaaaaagatttgacaTTGCTGGTAGAGTTTTAACACCTTTCTTGttggattcgaacttgaaatcttaggtaatcatcaaattctttatcacttgcgCTAAGAATAGTTGCTTACgtctctcttgtttttttttttttttttgagagataggtagcatgctacctgcttcgtttatttcatttaaaaataaacttagccgaaaatataaatcaattaggattcgaacttgggacctcgagtaccaactaccaagtcttttgtcacttgctctagagacggtcagtTACGGCTCTcttgtttgtgtttttttttttgagagagagagatatgctacatgcttcgtttatttcatttagaaataaacttagctagaaatgtgaatcaattaggattcgaacttgggtctcggataccaatcaccaagctctttgccacttgctctcgGGATGGTCGGTGTTACGTTTCTCTTGTTCGTATGTGTTTATAGGAGAGTGGCTAGAGGATATGTGGCCGTCCATTAATTCGTCCTTTTTTAAGAAGCCCTGCTTTATTGTGAGAAAAAGCGCTTTTCAAAAGAGATAGAGcgacctagagagagagagagagagagagagagagagagagagagagagagagagaggatggattGTAGTaatagaggagagagatggTCTCTTGCTGGAGCAACGGCTCTGGTCACGGGAGGCACCAAAGGGATTGGGTATAATACTACAATTCACATCAATTCTCACTgttcatatcttttcttttttttcgaagTTCTAAACCAGCACTTAATTAGATCACATAAGTAACTTTATTTGTATGCTATAGgttaatttacattttgtttatttgttctgaattgaaaattttattcagGCATGCCGTCGTTGAAGAGTTAGCAGGATTTGGCGTGACAGTACATGTATGTGCTAGAAATGAAGTAGATCTCCAAAATTGCTTGAAGAGATGGGATGAGATGAAACTAAAAGTTACTGGATCAGTGTGTGATGTCTCTTCGAGAAGCGAAAGAGAGAAGCTGATGGAGAGGGTTCAATCCATTTTCCATGGAAAGCTCAACATACTTGTAAGCAATATAAAACTATCTAtcttatttgtatattttatgtaatattgAAAGACTGTAGATTGATTTATGAAGAAGTTAATTAATGATACGTAGTTTCTAATTGTTGCATCGATTGCATCTACTAATAGACGTATAAATTTTACAGAACACtagaaatagataataataataatattgatggaattgaagattaaaaaaaaattataaatcagaAGAAACTTAGATTTATATTAGCCTTTTTCGCTTgcttttaaaataatttctctGAGtttgaggagaagaagaagcatcaaATTTAACGCTTGGAGCTTTTAACAATACGAAGTAAAGCTAGCAAGTAGCCAGCTAGTCGAAAATAGCTCCTAGGCTTCAAAAGCAGAATCTCCTATTTGAACTATTTGAGCCACGCTGATCTAGCTGTAAATATAAAGCAACAAGATTTCGAATTTAGGATTTTAAATACCTACCTTCAAGCCTTCTCTGTACCGGTTATTCTATACAAAAGTTATTACgagaaaattaatgaaaatgtTACTACGGGCGGAAAAAATTAGGAAGCAAAGTGAAATCGAGCCATACACTAGGGACCTATACAAAGGTTTTCTTCCATCCAAAAGTCCatgttcaactatatatataaggagaAAAATGATACATAAATCAAGACATTTTCAACAACTGATCAATAGCTGTTATTTGTCTTTGACGAATATCCTTCTAATCTTTAAAACAGTTATAGGATCCCATTGATTCAAATATatgtttttgttctctttttctaGGTTAACAACGCAGGGACAGGCTATCTTAAGCCAACTACAGAGTACACAGCTGAGGACTACTCTTTTTTGATGGCCACAAACTTTGAATCTGCTTTCCATTTAAGCCAATTAGCCCACCCCCTCCTTAAGGCATCAGGGAGGGGTAATATTGTCTTTGTATCCTCCATTGCAGGAGTTATAGGGTTCCCTGCTCTCACCATTTACGCCGCCACAAAAggtacaaattttgaattcaaatcaatgtttaaataaattttgatagttTGATATTCGAAATGTTGTTATTGTCTCTGTGCTTTTCCTTCCCGATCAGGTGCCATGAATCAAGTCACGAAGAATCTGGCCTGCGAGTGGGCGGGCGACGACATACGCGTAAACTGCGTAGCTCCAGGGGGAATCAAAACCCCACTCATCAAACCAGTTACGTTTTCCGACCTTGTtcttttttatacaaattaataatagtaataacttAACCTGTTATGTTACTCACTAAGATGATTCTCCTTTTTGTTATGCTTCAACAGCTGCTTGACAATGCGGAGCTCACAGCAAAAGAAGCTGCTCGGGTTCCGCTCGCGCGAATCGGCGAGCCGGAGGAGGTGGCTTCAATGGTGGCTTTTCTTTGCATGCCGGCCGCGTCGTACATCACCGGCCAAGTCATTTGTGTTGACGGCGGCCGCACCATCAACGGTGCTTCGTAGCGTCCTCCCTAGCAGGTTTACAGAAGCTGCAGGAACTTAATTTAAGGTGTTGAAACTTGGAATAAAGCTTCATCAGATATGTAGAAGCTCTAATGCAAGTATAGTTATGGTTGGGTGTGTTATATTTAGTTTCATTTCAAATGTGTAGTGTGCTTGTATTTTACAAAGTGTTATTATTCGAAACTGGGGATGAACTGCTGCAGGAGTGAAGTTTGGTGCTTGGTTACTTTCTCTAATAAATTGCTATTTGCAAGATGATGAGCCATTTAAATTCTATAGTACATACTGATAGAATttattgttggcttaaagggaCCAACATTTTACTCTGCGACGGGAGGTTAGATTGGaacgagtcatattcgaaatgataGAAGGCCGGATTGGACTGAGTAATGTTCGAAGTGGGGTGAGATTAGTTGGGCCTAGTCACAGCCGAGGAAATGGCAGGAGGCTGAAATGGGCAGAATCACGTTCAAAATAGCATGAGACTGATTGGCCGGGTCATAATTGAGATCTGTGTATGTTGTTTTTAACGGCTCGatcttttgagattaatggttagtaTCAACGAACCGATATTTCATAAGAGCAAGTTTACATAAGATTTAACTatagttaaataaataaattattcatgCCTTAAGTAACGCATGAAACAGTGCTAAAAATATTGGTTGTTAAGATCAAAGCAACCACTCAGAAACTGCTGCAGAGTGTAAAATTTCCAAAGCCCTAGTATGCAGAAATTTTCAGCACGACATTTTGCTCTGTCGGAAATGATCTCCACCGTTGGATTCAGTTCTCAAAATTATCCCTCAAACTTTATTCATTTTGTTTGACAttctttctaatcttttttttgaaCATCACTATTTTTGGTCaatcatattaaaattttaattaagttactattaattagttttgttaaaattaatagtTCTAATTACTTTCAATAGATAAATTTGTAGTAATTAAGAACCAAATATTAATAGGACTATCAAATTTAGTAATATCTTTAACTTAAATAAGtataacaatttaaattaaaaaaacgaAATAGTTGAGTAAGTGTGGGACGAAAAATTATATACTCAAAAAgtctatttcaaatttcagaatggcctatagttgagggagtTCTCACTTCTcagtgaatttgaatttttttaaccaaaattaaatagaaaatccTTCCAAATAGCCTATGTTGCTGGTTATGAACTTCTAATTTGAAATAGACTTTTTGAGTATATAATTTTTCGTCCCACACTTACTCACTTCTcagtgaatttgaatttttttaaccaaaattaaatagaaaatccTTCCAAATAGCCTATGTTGCTGGTTATGAACttctaatttgataatttaataaaatatttttaaacaacaaaatattaagcgacttaaaatttgaaaaaaaaaaaaaaggattttttttagaaaacggtagtatgctatctgcttcgtttatttcattaagaaataaacttagctggaaatgtgaatcaactaggattcgaacttagatctcggataccaatcatcaagccctTGCGTTGGGACGGCCTGTAAAAAAGAAAGGGTTATTTGATGTGGCCGTAGTATGTGTTTATCTAAGAAAGGGTAGGGAATTTGTATGTGTCAATGTGTGGTGCTTTTCTG
Protein-coding regions in this window:
- the LOC109718571 gene encoding tropinone reductase homolog At5g06060-like, with product MDCSNRGERWSLAGATALVTGGTKGIGHAVVEELAGFGATVHVCGRNEVDLQNCLKRWDEMKLKVTGSVCDVSSRSEREKLMERVQSIFHGKLNILVNNAGTGYTKPTTEYTAEDYSFLMATNFESAFHLSQLAHPLLKASGRGNIVFVSSIAGVIGFPALTIYAATKGAMNQVTKNLACEWAGDDIRVNCVAPGPIKTPLMKPLLDNEELTAREAARAPLARIGEPEEVAAMVAFLCMPAASYITGQVICVDGGRTINGAS
- the LOC109718570 gene encoding tropinone reductase homolog At5g06060-like, which produces MDCSNRGERWSLAGATALVTGGTKGIGHAVVEELAGFGVTVHVCARNEVDLQNCLKRWDEMKLKVTGSVCDVSSRSEREKLMERVQSIFHGKLNILVNNAGTGYLKPTTEYTAEDYSFLMATNFESAFHLSQLAHPLLKASGRGNIVFVSSIAGVIGFPALTIYAATKGAMNQVTKNLACEWAGDDIRVNCVAPGGIKTPLIKPLLDNAELTAKEAARVPLARIGEPEEVASMVAFLCMPAASYITGQVICVDGGRTINGAS
- the LOC109718573 gene encoding tropinone reductase homolog At1g07440-like yields the protein MDCSNRGERWSLAGATALVTGGTKGIGHAVVEELAGFGVTVHVCARNEVDLQNCLKRWDEMKLKVTGSVCDVSSRSEREKLMERVQSIFHGKLNILVNNAGTAYNKPTTEYTAEDYSFLMATNFESAFHLSQLAHPLLKASGRGNIVFVSAIAGIIGLPILTIYAAAKGATNQVAKNLACEWAGDNIRVNCVAPGPIKTPLMIPMLDNEEFTAREFVRIPLARIGEPEEVASTVAFLCMPAASYITGQVICVDGGRTINGAS